The following are from one region of the Gloeomargarita lithophora Alchichica-D10 genome:
- a CDS encoding type II toxin-antitoxin system VapC family toxin: MRYLLDTDHLSILQRQAGQDYSNLSTRMIHYSLSDFAVSIVTLHEQMLGSHAYINRARNLNDVVKGYEMMMRLVSDFKVLPLVSFDESAATTFDQLQAQRIQLAKMDARIAAIALCHGLILLTRNHRDFGKVSGLLIEDWTV; encoded by the coding sequence ATGAGATATTTGTTGGATACAGATCATCTGAGTATTCTTCAGCGACAGGCGGGACAAGATTACAGTAATCTTTCAACGCGCATGATTCACTACTCACTATCAGATTTTGCTGTATCGATTGTGACGCTTCATGAACAGATGCTTGGAAGCCACGCTTATATTAATCGCGCTCGTAATCTGAATGACGTAGTCAAAGGATATGAAATGATGATGCGGCTCGTCAGCGATTTCAAAGTGTTGCCCCTAGTCTCATTTGATGAGAGTGCAGCTACGACATTTGATCAATTACAAGCACAACGGATTCAACTGGCAAAGATGGATGCGCGAATTGCGGCAATTGCGCTATGTCATGGGTTAATTCTGTTAACTCGCAATCACCGAGATTTTGGTAAAGTGTCGGGGTTACTGATCGAAGATTGGACAGTTTGA
- a CDS encoding VOC family protein — protein MKPRITVITIGVDDLERSLRFYQDGLGLQTQGIIGTEFEHGAVAFFDLQTGLKLAIWLRKSISHDSGISLGSSSPTEFTLGHNVSSKAEVDAVMEQARNAGAVIVKPPHETFWGGYAGYFADTDQHLWEVVWNPQLLVQE, from the coding sequence ATGAAACCACGAATCACTGTGATTACTATCGGTGTCGATGATTTAGAAAGATCACTACGGTTTTATCAGGACGGTCTTGGGCTGCAAACGCAAGGCATTATTGGTACAGAGTTTGAGCATGGAGCAGTAGCCTTTTTTGATTTACAAACTGGTCTAAAGCTCGCGATTTGGCTGCGAAAAAGCATTTCTCATGATTCAGGGATTTCTTTGGGGAGTTCAAGCCCAACCGAATTCACACTTGGTCACAATGTATCTTCAAAGGCAGAGGTCGATGCCGTCATGGAGCAAGCGAGAAACGCTGGTGCAGTCATCGTAAAGCCTCCTCATGAAACATTTTGGGGTGGCTACGCAGGCTATTTCGCAGATACTGACCAACATCTTTGGGAAGTTGTATGGAACCCTCAGTTGCTCGTCCAAGAGTGA
- a CDS encoding type II toxin-antitoxin system RelE family toxin, whose protein sequence is MKSSTTKSFRKCLSDLPASVQEQAAKVYALWQEDPYHPSLQFKRVSQKQPIYSVRVSISYRVLGLLESDHIYWYWIGAHDEYDELLKRM, encoded by the coding sequence ATGAAGTCAAGTACCACCAAGTCGTTTCGCAAATGCCTGAGCGATCTCCCCGCATCGGTTCAGGAACAAGCCGCTAAAGTTTATGCGCTCTGGCAAGAAGATCCGTATCACCCTAGCCTTCAGTTCAAACGAGTCAGTCAAAAGCAACCGATCTACTCCGTCCGTGTCAGCATCAGTTATCGCGTTTTGGGTTTGTTGGAGTCTGATCATATTTATTGGTACTGGATTGGCGCACATGATGAGTATGACGAGTTGCTGAAACGGATGTAG